The genome window agtttggatgggcggtgtgtttacctccggtgaggttaaaaacagcggtggcggtgagattagttactgtagcggtgagattgggTACtatagcggtgagattagaaataATGGTGGAGTgcgtgtttggattcaaacgcagctgtagcggtgaggtgagaatgaaaaatgactattaaggacatcagattagaattgatatataatagaagttatttaaattattttacttttttaaaattattaaaatatgcaaattcatttaataaaatattaaaatgtatcttccaatattttaatgaattatataattaatttaaattaattattagataaaatgataattattttaattttttatagttataattaaattttttataacaatgataaatattattttcacaaataataacattatacttggatctaattttgaagtatctaaacggatgattttaataaaaaaatatagtaacataagacataacaaGTTTCATTATTACTAGAAATTAGGTTATGATACAAAATGTGTTTACAAATATTgattcattaaactagttgcAATGGTTTCCTTAACATTGTGATTTCAAGGTCACTTTCTCGTTAGAAGAACTCGATTCACCTCATCAAAGCGGCTTGAAGAGACGGCATGTCCGTATATTCTCAAATTCTCGAAAATCCTCATCATTTGACCAAGCATGTCttgaatgtaattatgcaaaaccattgttgcaataactattaaaacttgCTTGTCGAATGAATAACTTGAATATCTCTTAATATTGGCCATTTTTTTCCACACTCCAAATGTTCGTTCAATCACGAGCGTAACGAAGAATGGGCATGATTAAAGATTTCTTTTTCCAGATACTTGATGATTACCTCGACGAAAATCGTAAATGATATCGTTCCCCTATATGGACCTAGAAACACGCCATTTGTGGATATCCTAAtccacaagataatattttctgcaaaaaagtaaaacataatatcaagtttaaaataaatttaaaattttaatatttttatgtaaaaagtaattaaaaattaaagttcgaCACGGTGGAGGTGTGGAAACTTCAACTCTTGCTTTCTAAGTGCTTGCAAAAAATTCTACTATCATGTCTTGTTCCTTCCCAACCGGAAAATGCAAAATAAAGCACATGTTGAAGTCACAAGTCgccataatattttgagttggttcACATTTCCGTCCGATATAAGGTATTTGAGAAGAAGGCGAAATGCATGCTTTTATGTGTGTTCCATCTATGGCCCCAATacaatcctttaaaataaatacaagtaatgagataaaagttagaaataatttatgttttaaaatataaagattgtgtaaattttaccttaaagtGAGGCCAATATCTTGTATCATGTCGAATATGGTTCGTACTTCCTCGAATTGACCTTCAATGGGTTTAATCGTGTCTATTCCCATTCGAGCAAATATATGCAACATATCGGTAAAAATTGACTAACAGCTTCCCGGATCGTTGAAATCGCtgttgcatttgaatttgaCTATCTATTTCCAAGAATGTACAATGATAATGCTAACTTCTCCATCGCCGATACTTTCCCATTCTTTAAGCCATAACTTGTTTGCAAATCATGCAACAatcatgaaatatatttttggcATCCTAAAACTAATCATGCAACGATCATCGTGCCCATTTAATACTTCGTCCACCCACATTTGACCAAGATAATTTGAATCCATACGCGGTTGCATAGTGAAATAAGTTTCATGGTGTACCAATACACCTGCTTAAGACATATTCTTCCTCATTATGATAATTGTTGTGCTCAACTTGGGTAACAATTGTGGCTATTCTTCGTTGAGCTTCTTCACTTAATTCGAGgtatcataattcatatcaaaactattatacatattgttaaattcatccataacctgaaaaagtaatcaaataaaataaatcctttaaaatctcgtgacattctatacaacacagaaacttgattaaaagcataacataaaaataccaaacataaaaagtagtatacattagttttatatataaaaagtagtatagttatattacaataatatttCTAAGGAGTCGATGGTGGAGGTGGTTGATGGTATGGTTGGAAGGAAATGAGGATGTTGCTACcaaggatgaaaatgatgcaattgGATTTTGTTCAGATACTCACGTCGAAGCCACCAAACCCTATCATCCGGATCTAAGTTCAAAACATTTCTCGTTTCACCAGTATTTGGAACATTTTGGTGGCAAAATAGTACAGTTCATCTCTTTTTGGAATTTCATCTCCCAAAGCACGCAAAGCATCCATTGCATTTGAAATAGTATATTGAGAgtgaggaaaaataatttcattcactgaCTTCCTTGGACTAGCCATACTCTcacacaatttctcaatctgagtagttaatgtatttcttgatgattttctacttgaacttgatttttttccctTACCGTGTGCAGCCCCAAGTGTTTGCTTTCTTCGATTAGGGATTTCATGAGAAGGGTTTGATGGTACCTCATCAGGGGGAATACCTTCATTCTCGTTACTATGTTCATCTGAATCACCAAATCCCTCATAAGGTGCATCATCTCCCATAGGAACCCCACTTGGAAGAACACCAGACGAAGGTGCCCAAGCGTTCTCTCCGGTGGCTACAATGCCACCAAACATTTGCCACATTAACTCATTCAATCGTGGCtcaattcctttcttcttaaatcctttaaaatcagGATTTTCCTACATAAAAtgctaaatgttaaatgttatactaagatttttataattgtaaattattaatttcaataaactttatgcattaaaataatgataaagttaacaCTAACCTGTATTTTTGCAGCCCACCATTCTTCGGTAGCATCGACCGTCTTTTTAGATGGACACCATCCAATACCTGTAGATTCCTTAAGCAACTCCCTCCATAACCTCCATTCCTTTTTTAATGTATcccacttatttttcaattgaggttttccataattttttgtgttttgctTGAAAAGAGTAATGACATTTTCCCATCCTTTTGAGTTTAGATGAGTTGTCGGTCTATTGCCGTTGACTTCATTCACATAAAGTTCACAAAATATCAACGTCAACTCATCATCCCAAACAGCTTTTGTTGCTAAGCTACTATCTCCCTCCACAAAATTTCGTGTCTTTAccatctattattattttgattttaaatgtcaatagacataaaaccataaatatataattagatataAAAGCAGTGGTGATTAATTTCATTGGAAATGTATAACTCTTTAGCAATAAGTCCTACATCATTACACTAAGGGAATATTCGTACTCTAATCACAAGTAATGCAAAATAGCTTTTGTGTTTATCTACTATTTGagttaaaagtattttattctCTATTACTTGTGTACTTAATTTTATCTAccttttcctttcaattttaattgCTTGTTGATGATGTTCAAGAGGCTAGTATTGGCTAATGAAGTTTGCAAAGTCCTTATTGCATGCAAGGTagcaaaaatttaaaagcaatTGGCTTTGCATGTCAGCCACATGCACTTGCATATGCATACATACATGTACCGAATTTGCCAATAAGGGCTCAGTAGCTTTTGTTTTTTTCGTATATGCTTTCCATTATGTTATCATTGCCTAAGCACTTAAAGTTTGTGTATGAAAATACAGTAACTTGAACAAACAAACTAATATAATGTATGAAAATACTtatccttcaaaatttttttatgaaccTCTAAGTTGTAACCTTTAATAAAAATGTTGGTTAAAACCTTTAATATATGAAAGTGGAAAGttgcaaattttttaattgactactttataatttttttatttttaaaatacactacatatattttttacttttaaaatacactacatatatatatatatttaaaatacactacatatatttttttattttaaaatacactacatatattttttacttttaaaatacactacatatatatatttaaaatacactacatatatatttttatttttaaaatacactacatatattttttttacttttaaaatacactacatatatatatatattttaaaatacactacatatatatattttttatttttaaaatatagtacatatattttttttattttaaaatacactacatatattttttttatttttaaaatacactacatgtattttttaatttttaaaattttaaatacaatgcAATTTCTCCACTCCCATCTCCCCTCTTCCATCATTCCCCTCTTCCACCGTTCCCTCCTCCCATTTCCTATTCCCATGCAATACCCATTCCAATTTCCCATTCCACCGTGCCGTCCTCCCATTTCCCATTCCCATCTCCCCTCTTCCATCGATTCCCCTCTTCCACCGTGCCCTCCTCCCATTTCCAATTCCCATGCAATACCCATTCCCATTTCCCATTCCCATTCCCATTATCAACAATACCAACAAAGCAGCAAGAACAATGTAATGTAAAAACAACAAGGGTGTAAATCGGATGAGGTTAAAACGATGCGGGTTGGTGACCTTGTTCATTGGATGGATGAAACTTTTCTCCACGGTTGCTTCTCTCATACCGGCGAGGTATAAGCAAATACAATAGTGTGGTTATAGCATGAAATTGATAGATGCATGTATTGTCATGAATCTTACACTagatctttttttgttttatgttttgaggAATCTATTGGTTTTAGTACTTTGCTGCCTTTTTTGTTTGCGGGGTTTAAAGATAAGTTAAGGTTTGAGGTTTTTTACTAATATTTGtggtttatgtttttaatgtaattacagttttagaaaataatatgcCTTTATGGCCTAAAACTTTTTGCCCAGAACATTAAAGCTAATTAATTTAAAGACAAggattgtttttaattgaagCTAAACAGATGAATAGACCGTATAGTTGATTgccattataaaataaaattggataaTTGCCAAAAGTCAATTTAAGTTGTGTTGTAGATCGCTGGATGATTAGCTTTTGGTTAAAAGCAGTTTACATCTCGTTTCATAAACAtggaaatttaataataagaaaaaaaacctcTTATTTCACATCAAAACTTTGCTGCTGATGCTTTCAAGAAAAAGAACAAGCTTTGCAGCAGTAGGAATCATAGTTGTTATAAAACTAGACATGTAATGACTTTTCATGTTGGGTGTTAATTAGGGGAGATAGGCTGGATTACGAAATCAATTAtgcttaaaattcattttccccTGCTACATGGACTCCTCCTCAACACTcagaatttttgtttaatatagGCTTTTTAATGTAGATAACTTGTTGAACACATAAAATAGGATCctcttgtttttgtttaatataGGCTTTGGATCAGGTGTCTTAGCTCGCTTTGTTGTGGAGTGGGAATCGGGTAAAGAAGGTTGCACAATGCATGTGTCTCCTGATCAACTTTGGCCTCATACCAAGGTtcgatttttttcttattttgtttttttcctctttcttttaaaataattttctcaattcttttctCATACTATTTTACTTATGTTCCTTAGTATCATTTGTCAGCCACTTTGTTTCTTCaacatttcttttcttatgtcatattaaaaatttcatggaTTAAGATGCTATGTTGGCTCATTTTGCTGCTTGGTATGGtatcatttatttcctaaatttttagaattactTGTGCCATGGTGGTTTACTTCTATGCTCGGGTAAAATCTTTTATACCTTTGttagcttttgtttttttttaagatttcttGATTCTTAGCACATATAGATCaatttttcatccttttctttttatgcttTACTTCATTCTAGTACTTGACAAACTCATAGATTTTACATGTTCTATAATTTTGTTAACATCATTAGAAAATCAAATGCATCAACGCAATTGTTAAGGTGTATTCATTAATATTATCTATTATTTCGTCTCGATGCTTAAGGCACGGTATGTTGAAGTTATCTCCATTCCTTATTTTTTGGCGATTTATTCTTTGGAAATTATAGGTTGTAATGACTTTTTGGAGTCCTTTTACttgatttattttccattcatcTTTCTAAAGGACTTAATAATGCGGTATTTTTAGCTTTTGGATTTGTGCATAAGATTACTACCTTTGAGAAGACAAATGAATTTCGTGTCAATGAATTAAATCTCCTTCTTCCTAGATTGATTGATTtgcaatttttatcatttatagcTTGTTTGCAGTTTTTGATCTGTTTAATTACTTGACTAGTGTTCTTTGTTTATATATAGTcagggatatatatatattgaattgggACTGATGCTAATGAAGTAGGGGAGACTCCATTTGACTCCTATCCTAGTTCCTTTGAGGTACTATTTTCGACttcctttcactttttttctGTTCTAACTTTGAATCTATTGTATAATTTGATCGTTATCGAGAATAATTACATgcatttgtttgtgttttttctttgcttaaGCAAGTGTTAAAAGCCTTGGAAATTCGATTTGTGCCCTACAAGCTTTAAGTTATAatgtttttgagtttagatGTTTAGGTAATTTCATTGTGTATGACTTAAAATTATAGTTAGTAATAATATTACTGTAAACCATGCTAAATTATAGGTCCAaagatcaaaagataaaatgttgCTACCTATGGGATAAGGTCAATATATCATTTAGAACCAGACTACTCAAAAGAAaagtaataacaataacaacaataataacagTGAGTGACAGCAAACCATCTCACCTTGAAGGAAGAATAACACTTTCTAACCAACCGTCCAAATGTAGACTTCCCCTGTCAATAGAGAAAAAAGGTAAATGTTGAGCATGAGAAAATAGAGGGAAAAAACACAAGATATCTCTAACTTGTTAGTTTGATAGAGGAAACAGAATATCCTAAGCTCCCACAACCAAGAACAAAGTAAAAAAGAGGGGAGAAACTAGCAAAAACGAGGGACAAACCAGTAAACAAGGGAGAAACCAAGCAAGAACGAGGGAGATTTACTGCTTTTGTTCCCAAATCGAAAACAAATAAGATTGGGAAAGAAATTAGTTTAACATctaaggataaaatggtaaattaataaattaaagtaatggTATTTTTGTCTCCTAAATATGTCTATTGCCCCAGCTTGTCCTAACTGCTGCTTTATCCACCAGTCATCCCAAAGCTGTCCAGTGCAGTAAAAATCTCTCACTGTGCTGGCAGCCAACACATCCAAAGATCATTTGATTGACTCGGTCAGATCGGTGATATTAAAGGAGAAAAAATCCACCGCACTGTTGTGCGTTGCCATCCAAAGGAGGCCTTAATATGGTAACAAAATCGACCCACCATTGGCATTGTTGAGCCCACGGGGTTCATAGTGAAAGCAAAAATGGTAACAAAATCGACCTACCTAGCATTGGCTTTGAAGAATCTTTTGGCTGAGTTGAGGGGATAGGGAAAGGTACTGTGAAAGCTATAAAGATACGTAATTATTACCATGGTTACTTGTTTAAGCAAAGGTAATGGTGTTAGTTGAGAAGTTTGGGAGTTGGGCGGCGATTGATAGATGATAGACTACACGATAGCAGGGGCAGTCATTTCAAGATAGTACAAACTTCCAAAATCTTTAACCCACACCAGACTTCACTAGGCAATGATGATGTGAAGAATAATTCTCTGTAGGGTTTAATCAATCAAGATAGGGTGCAGTACTGGTAAAGGTCACATCAACAGGGtttcaaacttttaattatACATCACCATGGGGATGTcatgctttctttttttttttatgaattttgaatattatttgataaaattttaaatttttaaattttttaatataattatttattatttttaaaaaataattgggaaatatttatttcacattataaaaataaatttaaataaaataatattcaattcaaaattttaacttatattcataatatgatAGAGATGAATTTTAAATTCTCAAACACAACCTTAGCTAGACGGTAGATAGATTGGAGTAGTtagatatgatttaaattttatgaatttagatgttataaaattagataaataattaaattcgtgcaatattttcgaatttttataataaatctTATGAATAAAATTAGAGTGGTACCTTTTTATACCTACAACAATAATATGTCAAgccataaattttaaaggatataaataatacaatacATCAAGAAATACTAAATCAACTcttattacaatttttaactttaaaattaatatacttttatataaatatcataaaccaCTTGATGtagtcattttcttaaaatttaaatgttaaccCACCATacaataaatcataaatttaatcGTTAAAAACCAAACCCATAAACTTTACATTACTATAACTTTTactttgttaatattatttaattcttttacattAATTTAGAAAGtgtattcttttaaaatataaagtgGCATATTCTTATTGAAGGTCTAAACAATGAGTTTTCAAATCatcttaatataatttaaactctttttcttcttaaacaattattttaataataaaattttaattttaacttgtaaatatttttattattttaattaagaataaattataaaatgattactCATAATgtacttgcttttattttaatcactcaactactaatttttcaatttaatcctcaaattttcaaacttaaatattttagcTATTGTTTGATGAAGTATATGTGAAACTGCTAATCGTAAAATCCCTTTTGTTTTTATCCAAGTGAAAGAGAGAGCTTAGTTTTATCGTTCTAAACAAAAGATTTCTCATTGTATTTTGTACTTAAATCACATTGCttcaaataatgaattttataataataataataataataaagaaataaataccttaagggtttcttttctttgaaaaatacCATGAATTAGTTATAACACAgaagaaaatttctttaaaaatcaaaatactaataattaaaattaaataataatcattcGCACCTTTCAAattcatcttaaaattttatggtagaatactCATTAGCTtctatgtttgaattttttatataacaatatttaaaacaaattttatatatattatatgataaaaatataattaaaattttatcaagcattttaaaaacatgcaatatattcaaaaacatgatttaaatatgttttagtttatctAAATGTTTTTGAGTTGATACCAAAATGTTTTGACTAACATGTTTTTAAGAGACTTTGGTATAAATGTGTCAAGACAGAAGCATGTTTTTCTCGAGAAAGACAAACATCGAACTTAAGGGTTGCTTTAGGGGAGTCATATCTCGAGATATTCGACTAATTGTCTCAAAACATATGACTAAATGTCTCGAGAAACACTAACCCTATCTCAAGACACAGACCGCCAACTGCTATGTAATAGTCATATTTTTCTTCCTATCTCGAGGCAAGGGGTTTTATTTCTCAAGACACATTGCTACATGTTGCATTAAATGTACCAAATGAATGCTCTCAACAACTAAAAGTGATCCCCAATAGTCATAAATATCCACAAACTTATTCTTTGGTATCAATACAAGTCAAAGGCATATCAAGACATAATAGATGAACATCCAAGCATAGAAATCAAGAAAGAAGCATCAATTTCTtagtttcttcattttctcttgtacatatctcttaGGTATTTATTGTTACATCTTTTATCATTCGATTTCAATTGTTAAGAGAGTTAAATACTTATAAACACACATCTTTGAGAAGCATTCATTGTTTACATCTTTTCTTATACTTACAAAAACTACTTTTAAGGTTTTGAGATATAAAACCATAAG of Gossypium raimondii isolate GPD5lz chromosome 3, ASM2569854v1, whole genome shotgun sequence contains these proteins:
- the LOC105793829 gene encoding L10-interacting MYB domain-containing protein-like; amino-acid sequence: MVKTRNFVEGDSSLATKAVWDDELTLIFCELYVNEVNGNRPTTHLNSKGWENVITLFKQNTKNYGKPQLKNKWDTLKKEWRLWRELLKESTGIGWCPSKKTVDATEEWWAAKIQENPDFKGFKKKGIEPRLNELMWQMFGGIVATGENAWAPSSGVLPSGVPMGDDAPYEGFGDSDEHSNENEGIPPDEVPSNPSHEIPNRRKQTLGAAHGKGKKSSSSRKSSRNTLTTQIEKLCESMASPRKSVNEIIFPHSQYTISNAMDALRALGDEIPKRDELYYFATKMFQILVKREMF